A single genomic interval of Fibrobacter sp. UWB13 harbors:
- the mnmA gene encoding tRNA 2-thiouridine(34) synthase MnmA: MSQKKRVAVGLSGGVDSALSAYLLKKQGYEVVGMTMATWDGSVKMPAVEGREGCYGPSEDKNIEEAKLVAERLGIPHYVVPVAEDYKREVLDYFRAEYRAGRTPNPCVRCNQSIKFGALQHAARKLGIDFDYFATGHYARLDFKNPDVPFLYEALDEHKDQTYFLSRLSAEQLSTVIFPLGGMQKADVKALAKEIGWDDFATKRESQDFIECGDYSVLFDESDNVPGDFIDVNGKVLGKHKGIVHYTIGQRKGLNIGGQAEPLYVVAIDAHHNQVILGPRSALSCTEVSAVDLNLMVSETSPLLKEPLTAHIRLGHKGATARITALDTTAGTISVKFDEPQFASAPGQVLVLYADKGVVASGIIGK; encoded by the coding sequence ATGTCACAAAAAAAGCGTGTCGCTGTTGGATTGTCGGGCGGTGTGGATTCCGCTCTTTCGGCGTATTTACTGAAAAAGCAAGGTTACGAAGTTGTCGGCATGACGATGGCAACGTGGGACGGCTCCGTGAAAATGCCTGCAGTCGAAGGTCGCGAAGGCTGTTACGGTCCGAGCGAAGACAAGAATATCGAAGAGGCAAAACTCGTTGCCGAGCGTCTCGGGATTCCGCATTACGTTGTTCCGGTTGCCGAAGATTACAAGCGTGAAGTTCTCGACTATTTCCGTGCGGAATACCGCGCAGGGCGGACGCCGAATCCGTGCGTCCGTTGCAATCAGAGCATCAAGTTTGGAGCGCTACAGCATGCGGCACGCAAGCTCGGGATTGATTTCGATTACTTTGCGACGGGGCATTACGCGCGGCTCGATTTCAAGAATCCTGATGTTCCGTTCTTGTACGAAGCATTGGACGAGCATAAAGACCAGACGTACTTTTTATCAAGACTCTCGGCAGAGCAACTTTCCACTGTGATTTTCCCGCTCGGCGGAATGCAGAAAGCAGACGTGAAAGCGCTCGCCAAGGAAATCGGCTGGGACGATTTTGCAACAAAGCGCGAAAGTCAGGACTTTATCGAGTGCGGCGATTACTCGGTACTGTTCGACGAGAGCGACAACGTTCCCGGAGATTTTATCGATGTGAACGGAAAAGTTCTCGGAAAGCACAAGGGCATTGTGCATTACACGATCGGGCAACGTAAGGGGCTCAACATCGGCGGGCAAGCGGAACCGCTTTACGTTGTGGCGATTGATGCGCACCACAATCAGGTGATTCTCGGACCTAGAAGCGCATTGAGCTGTACCGAAGTTTCTGCCGTTGACTTAAACCTGATGGTTTCGGAGACATCCCCACTTTTGAAGGAGCCGCTCACGGCACACATTCGCCTCGGGCATAAAGGAGCAACGGCAAGAATTACTGCTTTGGACACTACAGCCGGTACAATCAGCGTGAAATTTGACGAACCGCAATTCGCATCGGCACCGGGTCAAGTACTCGTGCTCTATGCAGACAAAGGCGTGGTCGCGAGCGGGATCATCGGGAAGTAA
- a CDS encoding radical SAM protein → MAIDQETVFREHPCFGACKNRKGRIHLPVAPGCNIECRFCDRRINEDAQVPGNTSKVIKPEEACGYIRKALEFVPDLTTVGIAGPGDTLATPFALDTFRLVKKEFPNLIRCMSTNGLLLNDKADEVIDVGIDTLTVTVNAVDPEIEAMINARIFYHGKTYTGVEAAEILIHNQLEGIRKVAKSGTLVKVNTVLCPGINDNHIEDVAATVREAGAIIYNIIPLIPQNGFKDLPAPTPKGLAIAQEQAGVFINVFKHCAHCRADAVGVPGVYDVGSQIYMDRIRVKETFSHG, encoded by the coding sequence ATGGCAATCGATCAAGAAACAGTTTTTAGAGAGCACCCCTGCTTTGGCGCATGCAAGAATCGTAAAGGGCGTATCCATTTGCCCGTCGCTCCGGGTTGTAACATCGAATGCCGTTTTTGCGACCGTCGCATCAACGAAGACGCACAAGTTCCGGGAAATACAAGTAAAGTTATCAAACCGGAAGAAGCATGTGGCTATATTCGCAAGGCTCTTGAATTCGTACCGGATCTTACTACGGTGGGTATTGCTGGCCCTGGCGACACGCTCGCGACACCTTTTGCACTGGATACTTTCCGCCTCGTCAAAAAGGAATTTCCAAACCTGATTCGTTGCATGAGCACAAACGGACTTTTGCTGAACGACAAGGCAGACGAAGTCATTGACGTGGGCATCGATACGCTTACGGTCACGGTGAACGCCGTTGACCCAGAAATCGAAGCAATGATCAATGCGAGAATTTTCTACCACGGCAAGACCTACACGGGTGTCGAAGCCGCTGAAATCTTGATTCACAACCAGCTGGAAGGCATTCGCAAGGTTGCAAAAAGCGGGACACTCGTGAAAGTGAATACGGTTCTTTGCCCAGGCATCAACGACAACCATATCGAAGATGTGGCCGCTACAGTCCGCGAAGCGGGAGCGATTATATACAACATCATTCCGCTGATTCCGCAAAACGGATTCAAGGATCTTCCGGCCCCGACTCCGAAGGGACTCGCAATTGCACAGGAACAGGCCGGCGTATTTATCAATGTTTTCAAGCACTGCGCTCACTGCAGAGCAGATGCTGTTGGTGTTCCCGGCGTCTATGACGTTGGTTCACAAATCTACATGGATCGCATCCGTGTAAAGGAGACTTTCTCTCATGGCTAA
- the nifH gene encoding nitrogenase iron protein, whose amino-acid sequence MSKKLRQIAIYGKGGIGKSTTTQNLTAGLVEQGKHVLVVGCDPKADSTRLLLGGLHQKTVLDTIRDNKTEIQLSDLEKVGFKGVRCVESGGPEPGVGCAGRGIITSISMLEQLGAYTEDLDYVFYDVLGDVVCGGFAMPIREGKAKEIYIVASGEMMALYAANNICKGIAKYAERGEVRLGGIICNSRNVDNELDLLRAFTKELNTQLIQYVPRNNIVQQAEIRKKTVIDFEPNCNQANVYRELAKNIDENELFTIPTPMTQDRLEQILIDYGMMEKDYSI is encoded by the coding sequence ATGTCAAAGAAATTACGTCAAATCGCTATCTATGGTAAGGGCGGCATCGGCAAGTCCACTACAACTCAGAACTTGACCGCAGGCCTTGTGGAACAGGGCAAGCACGTGCTCGTTGTCGGTTGCGATCCGAAGGCAGACTCTACTCGACTCTTGCTCGGTGGCCTCCATCAGAAGACTGTGCTCGATACCATTCGCGATAACAAGACCGAAATCCAGCTCTCTGACCTTGAAAAGGTTGGCTTCAAGGGCGTTCGCTGCGTGGAATCCGGTGGCCCGGAACCGGGCGTGGGTTGCGCAGGCCGCGGCATCATCACTTCCATCAGCATGCTTGAACAGCTCGGTGCTTACACCGAAGATCTCGACTACGTTTTCTACGACGTGCTCGGTGACGTTGTGTGCGGTGGTTTCGCCATGCCGATTCGTGAAGGCAAGGCAAAGGAAATCTACATCGTTGCTTCCGGCGAAATGATGGCCCTCTACGCTGCAAACAACATCTGTAAGGGTATTGCCAAGTACGCTGAACGCGGTGAAGTGCGACTCGGCGGTATTATCTGCAACAGCCGTAACGTCGATAACGAACTTGACTTGCTCCGCGCATTCACCAAGGAACTCAACACGCAGCTCATCCAGTACGTGCCGCGCAACAACATCGTGCAGCAGGCAGAAATCCGCAAGAAGACTGTGATTGATTTCGAACCGAACTGCAACCAGGCTAATGTCTACCGTGAACTTGCAAAGAACATCGACGAAAACGAACTCTTTACCATCCCGACTCCGATGACGCAGGACCGCTTGGAACAAATTCTCATCGACTACGGCATGATGGAAAAGGACTACTCCATTTAA
- a CDS encoding nitrogenase component 1: MAKILDQARYKCALAAMQTVQSIPGAIPVLHSGPGCASKLNDNNGTSGRFSPNIYPCTSISEKEVVFGGADKLRSTISNALKIIDADLFVVLSGCTGEIIGDDIQEVAEEFEDAEKPVIWAKTPGFKGNNYIGHDWILKSIFEQYVRKFKGEAPKEKGLVNLFAGVPQQDPYWLGNLRELERLLQSIGLKTNTIFGFGRGLENLQKIPAAEYTILVSPWAGLESAQYLEKEFNIPLLHYPILPIGAAETTKFLRTVAEFTGADKELTESVIQQNEAQFFYYLERYADTILESRIVSKRFTVVSEAQYVIAVTKFLVNDMGLFPQKLFVTDDTPEAFREEVSQETNTLNYDIKTKVEFTTDGFDLQNQIRKMDFGGSPLIIGSNWEKKLAHELKGHFVNISYPMIEKIVINSHVAGYSGGLYLLEDIYSAALSMLKI, from the coding sequence ATGGCTAAAATATTGGATCAGGCGCGCTACAAATGCGCTTTGGCAGCAATGCAGACCGTGCAATCAATTCCTGGAGCAATTCCCGTTTTGCATTCCGGTCCGGGATGCGCATCCAAGCTAAATGATAACAACGGCACGAGCGGCAGATTCAGCCCCAACATTTACCCTTGCACAAGTATCAGCGAAAAAGAAGTCGTGTTTGGCGGTGCAGACAAGTTGCGTTCAACCATCAGCAACGCTCTCAAAATCATCGATGCCGACCTGTTCGTGGTTCTTTCCGGTTGCACGGGTGAAATCATTGGTGACGACATTCAAGAAGTCGCAGAAGAATTCGAAGATGCCGAAAAACCTGTCATCTGGGCAAAGACGCCGGGATTCAAGGGCAACAACTACATCGGCCATGATTGGATTTTGAAGAGCATCTTTGAACAGTATGTGAGAAAGTTCAAGGGCGAAGCCCCGAAGGAAAAGGGACTTGTCAACTTGTTCGCTGGCGTGCCACAGCAGGATCCGTATTGGCTTGGCAACTTGCGTGAACTCGAACGTCTTTTGCAGTCCATCGGTCTCAAGACAAATACGATTTTCGGTTTTGGTCGCGGGCTTGAAAACTTGCAGAAGATTCCGGCGGCAGAATACACAATTCTAGTTTCGCCGTGGGCAGGCCTCGAAAGCGCCCAGTATCTCGAAAAGGAATTCAACATTCCGCTGTTGCACTACCCGATTTTGCCAATTGGTGCGGCCGAAACGACAAAGTTCCTCCGTACGGTCGCTGAATTCACGGGCGCTGACAAAGAACTCACGGAGTCCGTTATCCAGCAGAACGAAGCGCAGTTCTTCTACTACCTGGAACGTTACGCCGATACGATTCTTGAAAGCCGTATCGTGAGCAAGCGTTTTACCGTCGTGAGCGAAGCCCAGTACGTAATTGCTGTGACCAAGTTTCTCGTGAACGACATGGGTCTTTTCCCGCAAAAGCTGTTCGTTACGGACGACACGCCGGAAGCATTCCGCGAAGAAGTCTCGCAAGAAACAAACACGCTGAATTACGACATCAAAACAAAAGTCGAGTTCACCACGGACGGTTTCGACCTCCAGAATCAAATCCGCAAAATGGACTTTGGCGGCTCCCCGCTCATCATCGGTTCGAACTGGGAAAAGAAACTCGCCCACGAACTCAAGGGCCATTTCGTGAACATCAGCTATCCGATGATCGAAAAAATCGTCATCAACTCGCATGTGGCGGGTTATTCCGGCGGTCTTTACTTGTTGGAAGACATCTACTCTGCAGCACTTTCCATGCTGAAAATTTAA
- a CDS encoding DUF4160 domain-containing protein yields the protein MPTLLILFGLRFYFYSNDHEPFHIHVESSDGIAKYGIENGEVLLIKNEGLKIKDLKLAESIIEENKEIFEKEWNRFFGKDA from the coding sequence ATGCCGACATTGCTAATCCTCTTCGGTCTTAGATTCTATTTCTATTCTAATGATCATGAGCCATTTCATATTCATGTAGAGAGTTCTGATGGAATAGCGAAATATGGAATCGAAAACGGAGAAGTTTTATTGATAAAAAATGAAGGGCTAAAAATAAAGGACTTAAAATTAGCGGAGTCCATTATCGAAGAGAATAAGGAAATTTTTGAAAAGGAATGGAATCGCTTTTTTGGAAAGGATGCGTAA
- a CDS encoding PLP-dependent aspartate aminotransferase family protein: MSNFNNIETKLIHGGIDGDKTTGAVNVPIYQTSTYKQTGLGENTGWEYSRTGNPTRAALEALIAELEGGVAGFAFASGMAATTTVLSLFKQGDRIIISSNVYGGTFRVLDKVFKNLGISYSIEDTTDLKLLESKITPDVKAFFVESPANPLLTVTDLAGVAAIAKKHNILTIVDNTFMTPYLQRPIELGADIVVHSATKYLGGHSDLVAGLAVVNSKELAERLAFTQNATGAVLGPFDSFLLIRGIKTLGVRLDRHTENAETIAKYLEKHEAVKHVYYPGLPTAQGYEINKKQAKNGGAMISFELRENYDIKKFFKALKLVSLAESLGGVESLVCHPATMTHASIPKEIREKVGITDGLIRLSVGIEKVDDIIADVNAAIEAAKA; the protein is encoded by the coding sequence ATGTCAAACTTCAACAATATCGAAACAAAACTCATTCACGGTGGCATTGATGGCGACAAAACAACAGGAGCTGTAAACGTCCCTATCTACCAGACTTCCACCTACAAGCAGACAGGCCTTGGTGAAAACACGGGTTGGGAATATTCCCGCACAGGGAACCCGACGCGCGCAGCGTTGGAAGCGCTGATTGCAGAACTTGAAGGAGGAGTCGCAGGCTTTGCATTTGCAAGCGGCATGGCTGCAACAACAACCGTCCTTTCGCTTTTTAAGCAAGGAGACCGCATCATCATTTCGAGCAATGTCTATGGCGGCACTTTCCGCGTTTTGGACAAAGTTTTCAAGAATCTCGGCATCAGTTATTCCATCGAAGACACGACCGATTTGAAATTGCTTGAATCCAAAATAACACCCGATGTGAAAGCATTCTTTGTCGAAAGCCCTGCAAATCCGCTCTTGACGGTAACGGACTTGGCTGGCGTTGCCGCAATTGCCAAGAAGCACAACATTTTAACCATTGTCGATAACACATTTATGACGCCGTATCTGCAGCGTCCGATTGAATTGGGCGCCGACATCGTCGTGCATTCTGCGACAAAGTATTTAGGCGGTCACAGCGACTTGGTGGCAGGCCTTGCTGTTGTCAATTCCAAGGAGCTTGCCGAAAGACTCGCTTTTACGCAGAACGCAACCGGTGCTGTACTCGGACCTTTTGATTCGTTCCTCTTAATTCGCGGCATCAAGACGCTTGGCGTCCGCTTGGATCGCCATACTGAAAATGCCGAAACCATCGCAAAGTATCTCGAAAAGCACGAAGCCGTAAAGCACGTTTATTATCCGGGACTCCCGACAGCACAAGGCTACGAAATCAACAAGAAACAGGCCAAGAACGGTGGCGCCATGATTTCGTTCGAACTTCGTGAAAATTACGATATCAAAAAATTCTTCAAAGCTCTAAAACTCGTTTCTCTTGCTGAAAGCTTGGGCGGCGTCGAAAGCCTCGTATGCCATCCAGCCACAATGACGCACGCATCTATCCCAAAGGAAATTCGCGAAAAAGTCGGCATCACTGACGGGCTCATTCGCTTATCCGTGGGCATTGAAAAAGTTGATGACATCATCGCAGATGTTAACGCAGCCATTGAAGCCGCAAAAGCATAA
- a CDS encoding DUF2442 domain-containing protein, which translates to MHKRDIESAELVKGGILLTAKDGRTALLKFRDSERLRSASAEQRAAFRLSFGGLRWDEIDEDLSYDSIFEPQAHSLRGSAKFKSLNMSEVARRLGIQQSLMAAYMNGSKKPSAEREKLIREEIRKIGRELLEI; encoded by the coding sequence ATGCACAAAAGGGACATTGAAAGCGCTGAACTCGTGAAGGGTGGAATTTTGCTTACGGCAAAGGACGGGCGTACAGCCCTTTTGAAATTCCGTGATTCGGAGCGACTTCGTTCTGCTAGTGCTGAACAGCGTGCCGCTTTCAGATTGTCTTTTGGGGGCTTGCGCTGGGATGAAATAGACGAAGATCTCTCTTACGATAGCATTTTTGAACCGCAAGCACATTCGTTGCGTGGTTCGGCGAAATTTAAATCGCTTAATATGTCTGAGGTGGCAAGACGGCTAGGAATACAGCAGTCATTGATGGCTGCATATATGAACGGTTCCAAAAAGCCGTCTGCTGAACGTGAAAAACTTATTCGCGAAGAAATCCGTAAAATCGGGCGAGAGCTTTTGGAAATTTGA
- a CDS encoding nitrogenase component 1 produces MPFNFKNANVGVRENRLGSITGFSGDLETLAHRSQCGSVKNRERCFSQSSSCLSGCALDQLISIRNVAVVYHAPAGCVALAQGEDVKFRQLAERINEKTNSVYVCTDLNENDTVFGAIEALRKATQYTYEKFHPEAIFLSSSCVSGVIGEDVDGLADELADEYDIPIIPIHCEGFKSRIWASGFDIADHAVLQGIVKPPEKKNNKIIFKNFFESARPQITELFKEIGAEPQFVYCNSTVEELSHLSEAQAMVCICGTLGTYLGNALEETYGVPYVRTINPNGITGFETWFRAIGKTIGKEAEVERYIERQRAIYLPQIEEVKRELKGLRAVIGMGPGYTYEVSRVLQELGMEVVHGLAWHYDYKYDNGQIPPALEHLLKTSPKGLKLTVADQQNYEVMSVLNYHKPDIYFSRHPGSTVWAIKQGYAALFVADEYMIFGYEGTLNFAKSILDTIKNRSFEKSLAARIKLPYTKWWYEQDTDKFLKPEGAR; encoded by the coding sequence ATGCCATTTAATTTTAAAAATGCAAACGTCGGTGTTCGCGAAAACCGTCTTGGATCCATCACTGGATTTTCGGGCGACTTGGAAACGCTCGCACACCGCTCACAGTGCGGTTCCGTCAAGAATCGCGAACGTTGCTTTAGCCAATCCAGTTCTTGCCTTTCGGGTTGCGCTTTGGACCAGCTCATCAGTATCCGCAATGTGGCTGTCGTCTATCACGCTCCAGCCGGTTGCGTTGCACTTGCACAAGGTGAAGATGTCAAATTCCGCCAACTCGCCGAACGCATTAACGAAAAGACAAATTCCGTTTACGTCTGCACGGACTTGAACGAAAACGATACAGTCTTTGGCGCTATCGAAGCACTCCGCAAGGCAACGCAGTACACGTACGAAAAGTTCCACCCGGAAGCGATTTTCCTCTCGTCTTCTTGCGTATCGGGCGTGATTGGCGAAGACGTTGACGGTCTCGCCGACGAACTCGCAGATGAATACGATATTCCAATTATTCCAATCCATTGCGAAGGTTTCAAGAGCCGCATTTGGGCTAGCGGTTTCGATATCGCAGACCACGCCGTTTTGCAGGGCATCGTGAAGCCGCCTGAGAAGAAGAACAACAAGATTATCTTCAAGAACTTCTTTGAAAGCGCTCGCCCGCAGATTACGGAACTTTTCAAGGAAATCGGCGCAGAACCGCAATTCGTTTATTGTAACTCCACTGTCGAAGAACTTTCGCACTTGAGCGAAGCCCAAGCAATGGTTTGCATTTGCGGAACGCTCGGCACCTACCTCGGCAACGCCCTCGAAGAAACTTACGGTGTACCATATGTGCGTACGATTAACCCGAACGGCATTACCGGTTTTGAAACTTGGTTCCGCGCCATCGGCAAAACGATTGGCAAGGAAGCCGAAGTAGAACGTTACATCGAGCGCCAGCGCGCCATTTACTTGCCGCAAATCGAAGAAGTCAAGAGGGAACTCAAGGGTCTTCGCGCCGTGATCGGTATGGGCCCGGGCTACACCTACGAAGTTTCGCGCGTATTGCAGGAACTCGGCATGGAAGTGGTTCACGGTCTTGCTTGGCATTATGACTACAAGTACGATAACGGCCAGATTCCGCCAGCACTCGAACATTTGCTGAAGACATCGCCAAAGGGGCTCAAGCTCACTGTGGCTGACCAACAAAACTACGAAGTGATGAGCGTATTGAACTATCACAAGCCGGACATTTACTTTAGCCGTCATCCAGGTTCAACCGTATGGGCCATCAAGCAGGGTTACGCAGCGCTCTTCGTCGCCGATGAATACATGATTTTCGGTTACGAAGGAACACTCAACTTTGCCAAGAGCATCCTCGATACCATCAAGAACCGTAGCTTTGAAAAGAGTCTTGCCGCTCGAATCAAGTTACCCTATACCAAGTGGTGGTACGAACAAGATACAGACAAGTTCTTGAAGCCGGAAGGCGCAAGATAA
- the cysK gene encoding cysteine synthase A has protein sequence MSKIYASADQLIGHTPLLELSHIEKENNLQAKIVAKLEYFNPAGSVKDRIAKAMIDDAEASGKLKPGSVIIEPTSGNTGIGLASVAAARGYRIIIVMPETMSVERRQLIKAYGAEIVLTEGAKGMKGAIARATELSQEIPNSFIPGQFVNPANPAAHKATTGPEIWEDTDGKVDIFVAGVGTGGTVTGVGEYLKSQNPNVKVVAVEPESSPVLSKGTAGPHKIQGIGAGFVPDTLNTSVYDEVLPVKNEDAFAAGKAIAKAEGILVGISSGAALHAAIELAKRPENKGKTIVALLPDSGDRYLSTPLFAD, from the coding sequence ATGTCAAAAATTTACGCATCTGCTGACCAACTTATCGGTCATACCCCGCTCCTCGAACTTTCCCACATCGAAAAGGAAAACAATCTCCAGGCTAAGATCGTGGCAAAGCTTGAATATTTCAACCCGGCTGGATCTGTCAAGGATCGTATTGCTAAGGCAATGATTGACGATGCCGAAGCTTCAGGCAAGCTTAAGCCGGGTTCCGTGATTATCGAACCGACTTCTGGTAACACTGGTATCGGTCTCGCTTCCGTCGCAGCAGCTCGCGGCTACCGCATCATCATCGTGATGCCGGAAACCATGAGTGTTGAACGTCGCCAGCTCATCAAGGCCTACGGTGCAGAAATCGTTCTCACCGAAGGTGCTAAGGGCATGAAGGGTGCAATCGCTCGCGCAACAGAACTCTCTCAGGAAATTCCGAACAGCTTTATCCCGGGTCAGTTCGTGAACCCGGCAAACCCGGCCGCCCACAAGGCAACGACGGGTCCGGAAATTTGGGAAGACACGGATGGCAAGGTTGACATTTTCGTCGCAGGCGTAGGTACTGGTGGAACGGTCACGGGTGTCGGTGAATACCTCAAGTCCCAAAATCCGAATGTGAAGGTTGTCGCAGTTGAACCGGAATCTTCTCCGGTGCTTTCCAAGGGCACGGCTGGTCCGCACAAGATCCAGGGTATTGGCGCAGGCTTTGTTCCGGATACTTTGAACACCTCCGTCTATGACGAAGTGCTCCCGGTCAAGAATGAAGACGCATTCGCTGCCGGCAAGGCAATTGCCAAGGCTGAAGGCATCCTCGTGGGTATCTCTTCTGGCGCTGCTTTGCATGCCGCAATCGAACTTGCAAAGCGTCCGGAAAACAAGGGCAAGACGATTGTCGCACTCCTCCCGGATAGCGGTGACCGTTACCTTTCCACTCCGCTCTTCGCTGACTAA
- a CDS encoding PLP-dependent cysteine synthase family protein, whose protein sequence is MHYYESMKSLIGKTPLVKLTHVGVPEGVNLFVKLELWNPSGSVKDRAGLYMVEDAFAKGTLKPGGTIIEATAGNTGLGIAFAALNRGVRVIFVVPTKFSQEKQTLLRALGAELINTPREEGMLGAEKKAEELLKQIPDSVSLRQFHNMANPRAHYETTGPEIYDDLDGNVDYVIAGAGSGGTFSGILKALKERNPKIQGVLADPVGSTMGGGEHGDYNIEGIGNDFIADTMDMSLVDRVIKINDDDAFGGSRELAQKEGIFAGSSSGGAFAAAKKLIASGARGNIVFVAPDRGDRYFSKGLYK, encoded by the coding sequence ATGCATTACTACGAATCCATGAAATCCCTGATTGGAAAGACACCGCTCGTAAAGCTCACGCATGTTGGAGTTCCTGAAGGCGTAAATTTATTCGTAAAACTTGAATTGTGGAATCCTTCGGGCAGCGTAAAAGACCGCGCCGGCCTTTATATGGTCGAAGACGCGTTCGCCAAAGGGACGCTCAAACCTGGCGGAACGATTATCGAAGCAACCGCAGGCAATACCGGGCTTGGAATTGCATTTGCAGCATTGAACCGCGGAGTGCGTGTCATTTTTGTAGTACCGACAAAATTTTCGCAAGAAAAGCAGACGCTTTTGCGTGCGCTTGGCGCAGAACTCATCAACACCCCGCGTGAAGAAGGCATGCTCGGCGCCGAAAAGAAAGCAGAAGAACTGCTGAAGCAAATTCCGGATTCCGTTTCTCTCAGACAATTCCACAACATGGCAAATCCGCGCGCCCATTATGAAACGACAGGACCTGAAATTTACGACGATCTCGATGGCAACGTCGATTATGTTATTGCAGGCGCAGGAAGCGGCGGAACGTTCTCGGGCATTCTCAAGGCGCTCAAGGAACGCAACCCCAAAATTCAAGGCGTGCTCGCTGACCCTGTAGGCTCTACAATGGGCGGTGGCGAACATGGAGACTACAACATCGAAGGAATCGGAAACGATTTTATTGCAGACACTATGGACATGTCGCTTGTGGACCGCGTCATCAAAATTAACGATGACGACGCTTTCGGTGGTTCCCGTGAACTCGCGCAAAAAGAGGGAATTTTTGCGGGATCTTCTTCGGGCGGCGCTTTCGCAGCAGCCAAGAAACTGATTGCATCGGGCGCTCGCGGGAACATTGTCTTTGTAGCC